A stretch of Mesorhizobium sp. M2A.F.Ca.ET.046.03.2.1 DNA encodes these proteins:
- a CDS encoding DUF3572 domain-containing protein: protein MANAASMREEAETIAVKALGFVAADPELLPRFLAITGIEANSIRKAAAEPGFLAGVLQFILAHEPTLLRFAEETGTPPAAIGKALRALPLGNDDHERST, encoded by the coding sequence ATGGCGAACGCAGCGTCAATGCGCGAGGAAGCGGAAACCATTGCCGTCAAGGCGCTGGGCTTCGTCGCCGCCGATCCGGAACTTCTGCCCCGCTTCCTGGCGATCACCGGCATCGAGGCCAACTCGATCCGCAAGGCCGCTGCGGAGCCTGGCTTCCTTGCCGGCGTCCTGCAATTCATCCTCGCTCATGAGCCGACGCTGCTGCGCTTCGCCGAGGAGACCGGCACGCCGCCGGCCGCCATCGGCAAGGCATTGCGTGCCCTCCCGCTCGGCAACGACGATCACGAGCGCTCGACATGA
- a CDS encoding NUDIX hydrolase produces the protein MEGMTKADVDKLDKGLAVRSGRALRPRDAATLILLDRQGKDVLVLMGRRHARHAFMPGKYVFPGGRTDPADSRIAVGAPLRGEEEKKLVAGPGRASAARAQAIALSAIRETYEEAGLLIGRKGAFSTAKRDWQGFAEHGVIPSLDVLRFVARAITPPNRVRRFDTRFFSAWRHDVAVELPGGGPTNELEELVWLPLADARKADIPDITGMILEELEGRLAEDPLLRPGGAVPFFRLVRNRFVREVL, from the coding sequence ATGGAAGGAATGACCAAGGCGGATGTCGACAAGCTCGATAAGGGCCTGGCCGTGCGCAGCGGCCGGGCGTTGCGTCCGCGTGATGCCGCGACGCTTATTCTGCTCGATCGCCAGGGCAAGGATGTCCTGGTGCTGATGGGCAGGCGCCACGCCAGGCATGCCTTCATGCCCGGAAAATACGTCTTTCCCGGCGGCCGCACCGATCCCGCGGACAGCCGCATTGCCGTCGGCGCGCCTCTGCGCGGCGAAGAAGAGAAAAAGCTGGTCGCCGGCCCCGGCCGCGCCAGCGCGGCGCGGGCGCAAGCAATCGCCCTGTCGGCGATTCGCGAGACCTATGAGGAAGCCGGCCTGCTGATCGGCCGCAAGGGCGCCTTCTCGACCGCGAAGCGCGACTGGCAGGGTTTCGCCGAACATGGCGTCATCCCGTCGCTGGACGTGCTCCGCTTCGTCGCCCGCGCCATCACCCCGCCCAATCGCGTGCGCCGTTTCGACACGCGCTTCTTCAGCGCCTGGCGCCACGACGTTGCCGTGGAATTGCCCGGCGGCGGCCCGACCAACGAGCTGGAGGAACTCGTCTGGCTGCCGCTTGCCGATGCCCGCAAGGCCGACATCCCGGACATCACCGGCATGATCCTGGAAGAACTGGAAGGTCGGCTTGCAGAGGATCCCTTGCTGCGGCCGGGCGGCGCCGTGCCGTTCTTCCGGCTCGTCCGCAACCGCTTCGTCCGCGAAGTCCTTTAG
- a CDS encoding response regulator: MAKKVMIVEDNELNMKLFRDLIEASGYETVRTRNGLEALDLARQHRPDLILMDIQLPEVSGLEVTKWLKEDDELHSIPVIAVTAFAMKGDEERIRQGGCEAYISKPISVPRFIETIKSYLGDA; encoded by the coding sequence ATGGCTAAGAAGGTCATGATCGTCGAGGACAACGAGCTCAACATGAAGCTCTTTCGGGACCTCATCGAAGCCAGCGGTTACGAGACGGTCCGCACGCGCAACGGGTTGGAGGCGTTGGATCTGGCGCGCCAGCACCGGCCGGACCTCATTTTGATGGACATCCAGCTGCCCGAGGTCTCCGGCCTGGAAGTGACCAAATGGCTGAAGGAAGACGACGAATTGCATTCGATCCCTGTCATCGCCGTCACCGCCTTCGCGATGAAAGGCGATGAGGAGCGCATCCGCCAGGGCGGCTGCGAGGCCTATATCTCCAAGCCGATCTCGGTGCCGCGCTTCATCGAGACGATCAAATCCTATCTGGGCGATGCCTGA
- the rpmG gene encoding 50S ribosomal protein L33, whose protein sequence is MAKAANIKIKLLSTADTGFFYVTSKNSRTKTDKLSFRKYDPVAKKHVEFKETKIK, encoded by the coding sequence ATGGCCAAAGCCGCAAACATCAAGATCAAGCTTCTGTCGACCGCCGACACCGGGTTCTTCTACGTGACCAGCAAGAACAGCCGTACCAAGACGGACAAGCTCTCGTTCCGCAAGTACGATCCGGTCGCCAAGAAGCACGTCGAGTTCAAGGAAACCAAGATCAAGTAA
- the rnr gene encoding ribonuclease R codes for MARRISGRSHGDPRHADTRAKVKDDYRPSRDEILRYIAENPDRSGKREIAKAFALRGEDRVWLKDMLRDLQDEGLLNKERKRLTRAGAVPHVAVLDIFGRDEDGVLLANPSEYTGAGSPPVIAIRISRGAGGPAPGIGDRVLAKTFPTDDPSGPAYTGRVMKIFEKRSDAVLGVFRVLKDGTFRIEPVERRQPELIVDKEFQNGARNGDLVEVEPARASRYGLPRAKVLAVLGSLSSEKAVSMIAIHAHDIPHVFPADVIAEAEAVKPATLDHREDWRDLPLVTIDPADAKDHDDAVFATPDTDEKNPGGVVVTVAIADVAAYVRYGKPLDREALKRGNSVYFPDRVVPMLPERISNDLCSLREGEDRPAIAVRITFSSEGRKLRHSFHRVMMKSAAKLAYPQAQAAIDGVPDDKTRPLLDSVLKPLWDAYAVLKRGRDARQPLELDLPERKILLKPDGTVDRVVVPERLDAHKLIEEFMIQANVAAAETLEGKKEPLVYRIHDAPSLAKQESLREFLQTLSLSLARGAQMRPSQFNGILERVRGADNEALVNEVVLRSQSQAEYSPKNIGHFGLNLRRYAHFTSPIRRYADLIVHRGLISALGLGPGGLTQQEADRLEEVAALISATERRAMAAERDTVDRLIAAYLAERVNDTFDARISGVTKAGLFVQLPQYGADGFIPVSTLGGDYYIYDETARSLFGERTGKGYQLADRVEVRLVEVAPMAGAMRFEMLTDPKPLPGSRRSFHKAKGRARASQPRVGPRGRRR; via the coding sequence GTGGCGCGCAGGATCTCCGGAAGAAGCCACGGCGATCCGCGCCACGCCGACACGAGGGCCAAGGTCAAGGACGACTATCGGCCCTCGCGCGACGAGATCCTGCGCTACATCGCCGAAAATCCCGACCGCTCCGGCAAGCGCGAGATCGCCAAGGCCTTTGCGCTGCGCGGCGAGGATCGCGTCTGGCTGAAGGACATGTTGCGCGATCTCCAGGATGAAGGTCTGCTCAACAAGGAGCGCAAGCGCCTGACCCGCGCCGGCGCAGTGCCTCACGTCGCCGTGCTCGATATTTTCGGCCGAGACGAAGACGGCGTGCTCCTGGCCAATCCGAGCGAATATACCGGCGCCGGTTCTCCGCCCGTCATCGCCATCCGCATCTCGCGCGGCGCCGGCGGCCCGGCGCCCGGCATCGGCGACCGTGTGCTTGCCAAAACCTTCCCGACCGACGACCCGTCGGGCCCCGCCTATACCGGCCGGGTGATGAAGATCTTCGAGAAGCGCAGCGACGCGGTGCTCGGCGTCTTCCGCGTGCTGAAGGACGGCACGTTCCGCATCGAGCCCGTCGAACGCCGCCAGCCGGAGCTGATCGTCGACAAGGAATTCCAGAACGGCGCCCGGAACGGCGATCTCGTCGAGGTCGAGCCGGCGCGGGCATCACGTTACGGGCTGCCCAGGGCAAAAGTGCTGGCGGTGCTGGGATCCTTGAGCAGCGAAAAGGCGGTCTCGATGATCGCCATCCATGCCCACGACATCCCCCATGTCTTTCCGGCGGATGTGATTGCCGAGGCCGAAGCGGTGAAACCAGCGACGCTCGATCACCGCGAGGATTGGCGCGACCTGCCGTTGGTGACCATCGATCCGGCCGACGCCAAGGACCATGACGATGCTGTCTTCGCCACGCCCGACACGGACGAGAAGAATCCCGGCGGGGTCGTCGTCACCGTGGCGATCGCCGATGTCGCGGCCTATGTGCGCTATGGAAAGCCGCTCGACCGCGAAGCCTTGAAGCGCGGCAATTCGGTCTATTTCCCGGACCGGGTCGTGCCGATGCTGCCCGAACGCATCTCCAACGACCTCTGCTCGCTGCGCGAAGGCGAGGACCGGCCGGCCATCGCGGTGCGCATCACCTTCTCCTCGGAAGGCCGAAAGCTGCGCCATTCCTTCCACCGTGTGATGATGAAGTCGGCGGCCAAGCTCGCCTACCCGCAGGCGCAAGCCGCGATCGACGGCGTGCCCGACGACAAGACCCGGCCGCTCCTCGACAGCGTCCTGAAGCCGCTCTGGGATGCCTATGCCGTGCTGAAGCGCGGCCGCGACGCCCGCCAGCCGCTGGAGCTCGACCTGCCGGAACGCAAGATCCTGCTGAAGCCGGACGGCACCGTCGACCGGGTCGTCGTGCCGGAGCGTCTCGACGCGCATAAGCTCATCGAGGAGTTCATGATCCAGGCCAATGTCGCGGCCGCCGAGACCCTGGAGGGCAAGAAAGAGCCCCTCGTCTACCGCATCCATGACGCGCCGTCGCTCGCCAAGCAGGAATCGCTGCGTGAGTTCCTGCAAACGCTCAGCCTGTCTCTGGCGCGCGGCGCGCAGATGCGGCCCAGCCAGTTCAACGGCATTCTGGAGCGGGTGCGCGGTGCCGACAACGAGGCGCTGGTCAACGAAGTGGTGCTGCGCTCGCAGAGCCAGGCGGAGTACTCGCCGAAGAACATCGGCCATTTCGGCCTCAACCTCCGTCGCTACGCGCATTTCACCTCGCCGATCCGCCGCTATGCCGATCTGATCGTCCACCGGGGGCTTATCTCGGCGCTTGGACTTGGGCCTGGCGGGCTGACGCAGCAGGAGGCGGACCGGCTGGAAGAGGTCGCCGCGCTGATCTCGGCCACGGAACGCCGCGCCATGGCCGCCGAGCGCGATACGGTCGACCGGCTGATCGCCGCCTATCTCGCCGAGCGCGTCAACGACACGTTCGACGCGCGCATCTCCGGCGTCACCAAGGCGGGGCTGTTTGTCCAATTGCCGCAGTATGGCGCCGACGGCTTTATTCCGGTGTCAACTCTGGGCGGCGACTACTATATCTATGACGAAACCGCCCGATCGCTGTTCGGCGAACGCACCGGCAAAGGCTATCAGCTTGCCGACCGCGTCGAAGTTCGGCTGGTCGAAGTCGCGCCGATGGCCGGTGCGATGCGTTTCGAGATGCTGACCGACCCGAAGCCCCTGCCCGGCTCGAGGCGGTCGTTCCACAAGGCCAAGGGCCGCGCCCGCGCGTCGCAACCGCGCGTCGGTCCGCGCGGCAGGAGAAGATGA
- the topA gene encoding type I DNA topoisomerase produces the protein MDVVVVESPAKAKTINKYLGKNYKVLASFGHVRDLPAKDGSVRPDEDFAMSWSVDTASGKRLADIAKAVKDADGLILATDPDREGEAISWHVLEVLKQKRALKDKPVSRVVFNAITKASVLDAMANPRQIDAPLVDAYLARRALDYLVGFTLSPVLWRKLPGARSAGRVQSVALRLVCDRESEIERFIREEYWQIAAILKTPRNDSFEARLTAFAGKKLQKLDIANKAQADDIKAMLEGATFKALSVEAKPTKRNPGPPFTTSTLQQAASSGLGFSATRTMQVAQKLYEGMDIGGETAGLITYMRTDGVQMAPEAIEAARNAIVSEFGAKYLPEKPRFYTTKAKNAQEAHEAIRPTDFRRTPASVRQYLDADQARLYELIWKRAIASQMQPAEIERTTAEIEAVNGARTAELRAIGSVIRFDGFIAAYTDQKDEDAEDEESRRLPEIRSGEQLARQAINATQHTTEPPPRYSEASLIKKLEELGIGRPSTYTAILKTLEDRDYVTIDRRKLVPQAKGRLLSAFLESFFERYVEYDFTASLEEKLDEISDGKLAWKDVLRDFWKDFSGAVDDIKELRVTDVLDALNEELAPLVFPEREDGSNPRICPKCGTGNLSLKLGKFGAFVGCSNYPECSYTRQLGDAANPNGENGNGEDGVRLLGKDPYTAEEITLRSGRFGPYIQRGEGKDAKRSSLPKGWTPESIDHEKALALLALPRDVGKHPETGKMISAGLGRYGPFVLHDGTYANLESIEDVFSIGLNRAVSVIAEKQQKGKGGRNGATPAALKELGDHPDGGGKITVRDGRYGPYVNYGKVNATLPKGKDPQSVTMEEALALIAEKEAKGGGGKKPFRRAAKKG, from the coding sequence ATGGACGTCGTCGTCGTCGAATCGCCGGCCAAGGCGAAGACAATCAACAAATATCTCGGCAAGAACTATAAGGTTCTGGCCTCGTTCGGCCATGTCCGCGATCTGCCGGCCAAGGACGGCTCGGTGCGCCCGGACGAGGACTTTGCCATGTCCTGGTCGGTCGACACGGCGTCCGGCAAGCGCCTCGCCGACATCGCCAAGGCGGTCAAGGATGCTGACGGCCTGATCCTCGCCACCGACCCGGATCGCGAGGGCGAGGCGATTTCATGGCATGTGCTGGAAGTCCTGAAGCAGAAGCGCGCGCTGAAGGACAAACCGGTCAGCCGCGTCGTCTTCAACGCCATCACCAAGGCCTCGGTGCTCGACGCGATGGCCAATCCGCGCCAGATCGATGCGCCGCTGGTCGACGCCTATCTGGCCCGCCGCGCGCTGGACTATCTGGTCGGCTTCACGCTGTCGCCGGTGCTGTGGCGCAAGCTGCCGGGCGCCCGTTCCGCCGGCCGCGTGCAGTCGGTGGCGCTTCGCCTGGTCTGCGACCGGGAATCCGAGATCGAGCGCTTCATCCGCGAGGAATACTGGCAGATCGCCGCCATCCTCAAAACGCCGCGCAACGACAGTTTCGAGGCGCGGCTCACCGCCTTTGCCGGCAAGAAGCTGCAAAAACTCGATATCGCCAACAAGGCGCAGGCCGACGACATCAAGGCGATGCTGGAAGGCGCGACCTTCAAGGCATTGTCGGTCGAAGCCAAGCCGACAAAGCGCAATCCCGGCCCGCCCTTCACCACCTCGACGCTGCAGCAGGCCGCCTCGTCCGGGCTCGGCTTCTCGGCGACGCGCACCATGCAAGTGGCGCAAAAGCTCTACGAAGGCATGGATATCGGCGGCGAGACCGCCGGCCTCATCACCTATATGCGAACCGACGGCGTGCAGATGGCGCCGGAGGCGATCGAGGCCGCCCGCAACGCCATCGTCAGCGAATTCGGTGCGAAATACCTGCCGGAGAAGCCGCGTTTCTACACCACCAAGGCCAAGAACGCCCAGGAAGCCCACGAGGCGATCCGCCCGACCGATTTCCGGCGCACGCCGGCTTCCGTTCGGCAATATCTCGACGCCGACCAGGCCCGCCTCTACGAGCTGATCTGGAAGCGCGCCATCGCCAGCCAGATGCAGCCGGCCGAGATCGAGCGCACCACGGCCGAGATCGAGGCCGTCAACGGCGCTCGCACCGCCGAGCTGCGCGCGATCGGTTCGGTCATCCGCTTCGATGGCTTCATCGCCGCCTATACCGACCAGAAGGACGAGGACGCGGAGGACGAGGAGAGCCGCCGCCTGCCCGAGATCCGCTCCGGCGAGCAACTTGCCCGCCAGGCGATCAACGCCACCCAGCACACCACCGAACCGCCGCCGCGCTATTCCGAGGCGTCGCTGATCAAGAAGCTGGAGGAGCTCGGCATCGGCCGGCCATCGACCTACACCGCGATCCTGAAGACGCTCGAGGATCGCGACTACGTCACCATCGACCGGCGCAAGCTGGTGCCGCAGGCCAAGGGCCGGCTGCTCTCGGCCTTCCTCGAAAGCTTCTTCGAGCGTTACGTCGAATATGATTTCACCGCTTCGCTCGAAGAGAAGCTCGACGAGATTTCCGACGGCAAGCTCGCCTGGAAGGACGTTCTGCGCGACTTCTGGAAGGATTTCTCCGGCGCCGTCGACGACATCAAGGAATTGCGTGTCACCGACGTGCTCGATGCGCTCAACGAAGAGCTCGCGCCGCTTGTCTTCCCGGAGCGCGAAGACGGCTCCAACCCGCGCATCTGCCCGAAATGCGGCACCGGAAATCTGTCGCTGAAGCTCGGCAAGTTCGGCGCTTTCGTCGGCTGCTCGAACTATCCGGAGTGCTCCTACACCCGCCAGCTCGGCGACGCCGCCAACCCCAATGGCGAGAACGGCAATGGCGAGGACGGCGTCAGGCTGCTCGGCAAGGATCCTTACACGGCCGAGGAAATCACGCTGAGGAGCGGCCGCTTCGGTCCCTATATCCAGCGCGGCGAAGGCAAGGACGCCAAGCGCTCGAGCCTGCCCAAGGGCTGGACGCCCGAGTCGATCGACCACGAGAAGGCGCTGGCCCTGCTGGCTCTGCCGCGCGACGTCGGAAAACATCCCGAAACCGGCAAGATGATCTCGGCCGGCCTCGGCCGCTACGGCCCGTTCGTGCTGCATGACGGCACCTACGCCAATCTGGAGAGCATCGAGGACGTGTTCTCGATCGGCCTGAACCGCGCCGTCTCGGTGATCGCCGAGAAGCAGCAGAAGGGCAAGGGCGGCCGCAACGGCGCCACGCCGGCGGCGCTGAAAGAGCTTGGCGACCATCCGGACGGCGGCGGCAAGATCACGGTACGCGACGGCCGCTACGGGCCCTATGTCAATTACGGCAAGGTCAATGCGACGCTGCCCAAGGGCAAGGACCCGCAATCGGTGACGATGGAAGAGGCGCTCGCCCTGATCGCCGAAAAGGAAGCCAAGGGCGGAGGTGGCAAAAAGCCCTTCCGCAGGGCGGCGAAGAAGGGGTAG
- a CDS encoding MFS transporter, which produces MTVDTQQQGDERVHWLPMVAAISSISVVGIAIGLGMPLLSVILESRGHSASMIGLNTAVAGLASIAGAPLATPLAMRLGVAWTMLLMIAIGALAFVGFHFAPDFWMWFPLRVALHISLTVLFILSEFWISTSAPPNRRGLVLGIYATVLSLGFAAGPWLFAHLGSSGFLPFGVTIALVTLAAIPVLAARNESPTIVAESETSHFLRYVWLVPTATFAVLVFGAVETGGFSLFPVYGSRIGYSEADAALLLTMIGLGNVLLQIPIGMISDRVSDRRHLLLGCATVGLIGTVFMPFFAQNWHLMAALLFVWGGVVAAMYTIGLAHLGSQLSGHELASANAAFVLCYGVGMVIGPQAIGIGMDAFGPSGFGWSLAIFFAAYMLLVLVRLVRKIL; this is translated from the coding sequence ATGACGGTCGATACCCAACAACAGGGCGACGAACGCGTACACTGGCTGCCGATGGTCGCGGCTATCTCCTCGATCAGCGTCGTCGGCATCGCCATCGGCCTCGGCATGCCGCTGCTCAGCGTCATTCTGGAAAGCCGCGGCCACTCCGCATCGATGATCGGCCTCAACACGGCCGTCGCCGGCCTCGCCTCGATCGCCGGCGCGCCTCTGGCCACGCCGCTTGCCATGCGGCTCGGCGTCGCCTGGACCATGCTGTTGATGATCGCCATCGGCGCGCTCGCGTTCGTCGGCTTTCACTTCGCGCCGGATTTCTGGATGTGGTTCCCGCTCCGCGTCGCCTTGCATATCTCGCTGACGGTGCTGTTCATCCTGTCGGAATTCTGGATCAGCACCTCCGCGCCGCCGAACCGCCGCGGCCTTGTGCTTGGCATCTACGCCACCGTTTTGTCGCTCGGCTTTGCCGCCGGACCCTGGCTGTTCGCCCATCTCGGCAGTTCGGGCTTCCTGCCATTCGGCGTCACCATAGCGCTGGTCACGCTTGCCGCGATTCCAGTGTTGGCGGCCCGCAACGAGAGCCCGACCATCGTCGCCGAGAGCGAGACCAGCCATTTCCTGCGCTACGTCTGGCTGGTGCCGACGGCGACCTTCGCTGTGCTTGTCTTCGGCGCGGTCGAGACCGGCGGTTTCTCGCTCTTCCCCGTCTATGGCAGCCGGATCGGCTATTCCGAGGCCGACGCTGCACTTCTGCTGACGATGATCGGGCTCGGCAACGTGCTTCTGCAGATCCCGATCGGCATGATCAGCGACCGTGTCTCGGACCGGCGCCATCTGCTTCTGGGCTGCGCCACCGTCGGCCTGATCGGCACCGTCTTCATGCCCTTCTTCGCGCAGAACTGGCATCTTATGGCCGCCCTTCTGTTTGTCTGGGGCGGTGTCGTCGCGGCCATGTACACGATCGGCCTTGCCCATCTCGGCTCGCAGCTTTCCGGCCATGAGCTGGCATCCGCCAACGCGGCCTTCGTGCTGTGCTATGGCGTCGGCATGGTGATCGGTCCGCAGGCGATCGGCATCGGCATGGACGCCTTCGGCCCCTCGGGCTTCGGCTGGTCGCTGGCGATCTTCTTCGCCGCCTACATGCTTCTGGTCCTGGTCAGGCTGGTGCGCAAGATTCTCTAG
- a CDS encoding DUF983 domain-containing protein, whose translation MPGDSHVEEQVFGGEHHSGRVARPLWTAIKRGLLGRCPRCGEGKLFYAFTKTVDTCSVCGEEIHHHRADDLPAYLVIVIVGHIVVGSFMAVEATTTLSNLQHALIWVPLTIILALALLQPVKGAVIGLQWALYMHGFGGEKDEFESHS comes from the coding sequence ATGCCAGGCGATTCGCATGTGGAAGAACAGGTTTTTGGTGGCGAGCATCACTCTGGCCGTGTCGCCCGTCCGCTGTGGACGGCGATCAAGCGCGGCCTTCTCGGCCGTTGCCCGCGTTGCGGCGAAGGCAAGCTGTTTTACGCCTTCACCAAGACCGTCGACACGTGCAGCGTCTGTGGCGAGGAGATCCATCACCATCGCGCGGACGACCTGCCTGCCTATCTGGTCATTGTCATTGTCGGCCACATCGTGGTTGGCTCGTTCATGGCAGTGGAGGCGACCACCACGCTGTCAAACTTACAGCACGCGCTGATCTGGGTGCCGCTGACCATCATTCTCGCGCTCGCACTTTTGCAACCGGTCAAGGGCGCCGTCATCGGCCTGCAATGGGCGCTTTATATGCACGGCTTCGGCGGCGAGAAGGATGAATTCGAGAGCCATTCGTAA
- a CDS encoding PleD family two-component system response regulator, with the protein MTARILVVDDIPANVRLLEVRLLAEYFEVLTANNGPDAIENCENGKVDVVLLDVMMPGMDGFEVCKRLKGDPATSHIPVVMITALDQVSDRVRGLEAGADDFLTKPVNDLQLMTRVKSLVRLKSLTDELRLRASTTRNIGIEELLSRDFATEDVKPKVLLIDERRSSVERIQKMLRHSAELDVATDPNAGFFQAAEMPYECVLISTAFSGFDALRLCSQLRSLDRTRFLPIMLLADEGEEGRILRGLELGINDYLIRPIDQHELMARLRTQVRRKRYNDQLRASVAQTIEMAVIDGLTGLHNRRYLDSHLQTLFDRAAARRRPLSVMITDLDRFKSINDTYGHDGGDDVLREFARRLRKNVRGIDLACRFGGEEFVVVMPDTDGAVAEKVAERIRAEIAQAPFAIGSDGKTIEVTVSVGVSSLLKGTDSVAALMKRADLALYEAKSGGRNRVVAKAA; encoded by the coding sequence ATGACCGCGCGGATCCTCGTCGTCGACGATATCCCCGCCAATGTGCGGCTGCTGGAGGTTCGGCTGCTTGCCGAGTATTTCGAGGTGCTGACGGCCAATAACGGCCCGGATGCGATCGAGAACTGCGAGAACGGCAAGGTCGACGTCGTGCTGCTCGACGTGATGATGCCAGGCATGGACGGGTTCGAGGTCTGCAAGCGCCTGAAGGGCGATCCGGCGACCTCGCATATACCGGTGGTCATGATCACCGCGCTCGACCAGGTCTCGGACCGGGTGCGCGGCCTCGAGGCCGGCGCGGACGATTTCCTGACCAAGCCGGTCAACGACCTGCAGCTGATGACGCGCGTGAAGAGCCTCGTCAGGCTGAAGTCGCTGACCGACGAGCTCAGGCTGCGCGCCTCGACCACGCGCAATATCGGGATCGAGGAACTTCTGAGCCGTGATTTCGCGACCGAAGACGTCAAGCCGAAGGTGCTTCTCATCGACGAGCGCAGATCCTCGGTCGAACGCATCCAGAAGATGCTGCGCCACAGCGCCGAGCTCGATGTCGCGACCGATCCAAATGCAGGGTTCTTCCAGGCGGCGGAGATGCCGTATGAATGCGTGCTGATCTCGACCGCATTCTCCGGCTTCGATGCGCTGAGGCTTTGCTCGCAACTGCGTTCGCTCGACCGCACCCGCTTCCTGCCGATCATGCTGCTCGCTGACGAGGGCGAGGAGGGCCGCATCCTGCGCGGACTGGAGCTCGGCATCAACGACTACCTGATCCGGCCGATCGACCAGCACGAGCTGATGGCGCGGCTGCGCACACAGGTGCGGCGCAAGCGCTACAACGATCAGTTGCGCGCCAGCGTCGCCCAGACGATCGAGATGGCGGTGATCGACGGGCTGACCGGGCTGCACAACCGGCGCTACCTCGACAGCCACCTGCAGACGCTGTTCGATCGCGCCGCAGCGCGGCGGCGGCCGCTGTCGGTGATGATCACCGATCTCGACCGCTTCAAGTCGATCAACGACACCTATGGCCATGACGGCGGCGACGATGTGCTGCGGGAATTCGCCAGACGGCTGCGCAAGAATGTGCGCGGCATCGATCTCGCCTGCCGCTTCGGCGGGGAGGAGTTCGTCGTGGTCATGCCCGACACCGACGGCGCGGTCGCAGAGAAAGTGGCCGAGCGTATCCGCGCCGAGATCGCCCAGGCGCCTTTTGCCATCGGGAGCGACGGCAAGACGATCGAGGTGACGGTCAGCGTCGGCGTATCCTCGCTTCTGAAGGGAACCGACAGCGTCGCGGCGCTGATGAAGCGCGCCGATCTTGCGCTCTATGAAGCCAAAAGCGGCGGCCGCAACCGGGTGGTCGCCAAGGCGGCTTGA
- a CDS encoding cytochrome c biogenesis CcdA family protein, producing MALDIGYVSAVGAGAISFLSPCVLPLVPPYLCYMAGVSVDDFRGNHAMTAREGTRGALLYASLAFVLGFSTVFVALGAGASTIGRLLRVWQEPLAMAAGALIIIMGLNFLGILRIPLLSREARFQSQGKPANMVAAYVMGLAFAFGWTPCIGPVLGPILTLAGGRETVGEGALLLAAYSLGLGIPFLIAALFSGAFMRFLGKFRVHLGRVEKGIGALLVVAGVFFLTGGVQSASYWLLENFPVLGRLG from the coding sequence ATGGCACTGGACATCGGCTATGTCAGCGCGGTCGGGGCGGGAGCGATCTCGTTCCTGTCGCCTTGCGTGCTGCCGCTGGTGCCGCCCTATCTCTGTTACATGGCCGGCGTGTCGGTCGACGATTTCCGCGGCAATCATGCCATGACGGCGCGGGAAGGCACGCGTGGCGCGCTGCTCTATGCCTCGCTTGCTTTCGTGCTCGGCTTCTCCACGGTGTTCGTCGCGCTGGGCGCCGGCGCCTCGACCATCGGCAGGCTGCTGCGGGTCTGGCAGGAGCCGCTGGCGATGGCGGCTGGCGCACTCATCATCATCATGGGACTGAATTTTCTGGGCATATTGCGCATTCCGCTGCTGTCGCGCGAGGCGCGCTTCCAGTCGCAGGGCAAGCCCGCAAACATGGTCGCCGCCTATGTCATGGGTCTGGCCTTCGCCTTTGGCTGGACGCCCTGCATCGGGCCGGTGCTGGGGCCGATCCTGACCTTGGCCGGCGGGCGCGAGACGGTCGGCGAGGGCGCGCTGCTGCTCGCCGCCTATTCGCTCGGGCTGGGCATCCCGTTCCTGATCGCGGCGCTGTTTTCCGGTGCGTTCATGCGCTTCCTCGGCAAATTCCGCGTCCATCTCGGCCGCGTCGAGAAGGGCATCGGCGCGCTGCTGGTCGTCGCCGGCGTATTTTTCCTCACGGGCGGCGTGCAGAGTGCGTCCTACTGGCTGCTGGAGAATTTCCCGGTGCTGGGGCGACTGGGGTAG